The following proteins come from a genomic window of Sulfurirhabdus autotrophica:
- the purD gene encoding phosphoribosylamine--glycine ligase — MKILVIGSGGREHALAWKLSQSDRIHKVLIAPGNAGTALDPHLTNVDITGIPDLVSFAQQENIALTVVGPEAPLAEGVVDAFRAAGLKIFGPTKRAAQLEGSKDYAKAFMVRNNIPTGAYVTFTDAIKAHTYIDVKGAPIVIKADGLAAGKGVVVATTIEEAHAAVDMMLVGNKMGGAGSRIVIEEFLEGEEASFIVMADGEHVLPLATSQDHKRLLDEDKGPNTGGMGAYSPAPVITPQLHARIMREVILPVMQGMKKEGEAYTGFLYAGIMIDKEGAPNVLEFNCRMGDPETQPIMMRLKSDLVNLVEHAVNGTLDRAEAEWDRRTALGVVMAAHNYPDTPRKGDVISYLPTDEEDFHVFHAGTALRDKEVVTSGGRVLCVTALGDNVKLAQRRAYDIADKIKFDGSQMRRDIGYRAITLKPGKTD, encoded by the coding sequence ATGAAAATTCTGGTTATCGGTAGCGGTGGACGTGAACACGCGCTAGCCTGGAAACTTTCCCAATCCGATCGTATTCACAAAGTACTTATTGCCCCAGGCAACGCCGGCACAGCATTGGACCCGCATCTCACCAATGTGGACATAACCGGCATTCCTGATCTGGTCAGCTTTGCACAACAGGAAAATATCGCGCTAACCGTAGTTGGCCCAGAAGCCCCTTTGGCTGAGGGTGTGGTTGACGCGTTTCGAGCCGCTGGTTTAAAGATTTTTGGCCCGACCAAACGGGCTGCCCAACTGGAAGGCTCCAAGGATTATGCCAAGGCCTTTATGGTCCGCAACAATATTCCTACCGGTGCCTACGTCACTTTTACCGACGCGATCAAGGCCCATACCTATATTGATGTAAAAGGGGCGCCGATTGTCATCAAGGCAGATGGCCTGGCGGCAGGCAAGGGCGTGGTTGTCGCAACCACCATAGAAGAAGCCCATGCAGCCGTTGACATGATGCTGGTAGGTAATAAGATGGGCGGCGCAGGTTCCCGTATTGTTATTGAAGAGTTCCTTGAAGGCGAAGAAGCCAGTTTTATCGTCATGGCGGATGGTGAGCATGTGCTCCCCCTTGCCACCAGCCAGGACCATAAACGCCTGCTGGATGAAGATAAGGGACCTAACACTGGTGGCATGGGTGCATATTCACCTGCACCAGTCATCACTCCTCAGTTGCATGCACGCATCATGCGTGAAGTCATTTTGCCCGTCATGCAAGGCATGAAAAAGGAAGGCGAAGCCTATACCGGCTTCCTTTACGCTGGCATCATGATCGACAAGGAAGGCGCCCCAAATGTACTGGAATTCAATTGCCGCATGGGCGACCCGGAAACCCAGCCGATCATGATGCGCCTTAAAAGCGATCTGGTGAATCTGGTTGAACACGCAGTGAATGGCACACTAGACCGTGCAGAAGCGGAATGGGACAGACGAACGGCTCTGGGGGTCGTAATGGCAGCCCATAATTACCCGGACACCCCACGGAAAGGGGATGTAATCTCTTACCTGCCTACCGATGAAGAAGATTTTCATGTTTTTCATGCTGGTACCGCGCTAAGAGACAAAGAGGTTGTTACCAGCGGTGGTCGCGTGCTCTGTGTAACTGCTTTGGGTGACAATGTGAAACTGGCTCAACGCAGAGCTTATGATATTGCAGACAAAATAAAATTTGATGGTTCCCAGATGAGACGTGACATCGGGTACCGGGCTATTACATTAAAACCAGGCAAAACAGACTAA
- a CDS encoding L-threonylcarbamoyladenylate synthase: MRAVNSSLFYKTAASPFLSLLPNIRTHLRNGGIIAYATESCYGLGCNPHNYQAVCKILALKGRPKSKGLILIASELAQLNPFIAPLSVADQDQLKQLWPGPTTVLLPAAKNTPHFISGRHKTLAARVTAHSDAARLCHSLGMALVSTSANRSGQRALKSYKACVAAFGDQVMVFPGRIGKRKRPSTIMDLKSGKIFRS; this comes from the coding sequence ATGCGTGCGGTCAACTCTTCACTTTTTTACAAAACCGCCGCATCCCCATTTTTGTCACTGCTGCCTAACATCCGTACTCATTTAAGAAATGGCGGTATCATCGCTTATGCAACTGAGTCGTGCTATGGATTAGGGTGCAACCCGCATAACTATCAAGCCGTCTGTAAAATTCTCGCCCTTAAGGGCAGACCCAAAAGCAAAGGACTCATCCTCATTGCTTCAGAACTCGCGCAACTCAACCCTTTTATTGCTCCCTTGTCAGTAGCAGATCAAGATCAGTTGAAGCAACTCTGGCCCGGACCAACGACGGTATTGTTACCTGCAGCAAAAAACACTCCTCATTTTATTTCTGGCCGTCATAAAACCCTCGCAGCGAGAGTAACTGCCCACTCTGATGCTGCGCGGCTTTGTCACTCACTGGGCATGGCACTGGTTTCCACCAGCGCCAACCGGTCTGGTCAAAGAGCACTTAAATCATACAAAGCGTGCGTTGCCGCCTTTGGCGATCAGGTCATGGTCTTCCCTGGACGTATCGGAAAACGTAAACGCCCCTCTACCATCATGGATCTCAAGAGCGGAAAAATTTTCAGGAGCTAA
- the purE gene encoding 5-(carboxyamino)imidazole ribonucleotide mutase, whose amino-acid sequence MDKPFVAVLMGSDSDLPTMQATLDMLTSLSVPWEVKITSAHRTPEKTIEYVKSAESRGCKVFVAAAGLAAHLAGAVAAHTLRPVIGVPMEGGPLSGFDSLLSTVQMPGGIPVASVAVGKAGAKNAAYLAAQILAIEDEALFLRLKAERETNAQQIIAKDEALQAKIKGNA is encoded by the coding sequence ATGGACAAACCATTTGTTGCCGTCTTGATGGGTTCAGATTCGGACTTGCCTACCATGCAAGCGACGCTTGATATGCTTACCTCTCTCAGCGTCCCTTGGGAGGTGAAAATCACCTCCGCTCACCGAACTCCTGAAAAAACCATTGAATATGTGAAGTCCGCTGAATCTCGTGGCTGCAAGGTATTTGTCGCTGCAGCAGGGCTTGCTGCGCACCTTGCAGGTGCAGTAGCTGCACATACTTTACGCCCTGTTATTGGCGTGCCAATGGAAGGCGGACCACTATCCGGATTTGATTCACTGCTTTCAACTGTACAAATGCCCGGCGGCATACCGGTTGCCAGCGTGGCAGTCGGCAAAGCGGGTGCTAAAAATGCCGCGTATCTGGCCGCCCAGATTCTCGCTATAGAAGATGAAGCATTGTTCCTGCGACTGAAAGCAGAACGCGAAACCAATGCCCAGCAGATTATTGCCAAAGACGAGGCATTACAGGCAAAAATCAAGGGTAACGCATAA